A region from the Flavobacterium enshiense genome encodes:
- the pglX gene encoding BREX-1 system adenine-specific DNA-methyltransferase PglX, producing the protein MNTNNIKSFAKQARLILMEGVKQRLTYWGFAADGTCTENLETTTGGYIFRGQVFNDDSVPPKWQKLKAKLTNKQAVQDTIEEAAYTWFNRLMAINILEKRGYIQPTLTFVAELKTPQIVQNAKRGQHQLKQEKYVNLLQQYLIDDQEEQALGLLLTRLCNNNIPLHDVFGHIDDYTEILLPNNLLQRNGIIDLLNSDIITNIEYKEVELIGWLYQFYISDKKDEVFKGFKANKKARPEDIPAATQIFTPKWIVKYMVENTVGKIYLDFDNTSSLKPEMKYLVVNEAEEKINYSPFTIHHLEDLTLIDPASGSGHILVTGFELLFKMYREQGYTAKNAVISILQNNLFGLDIDDRAMQLARFAVLLKAAEFYPEVLNPSDSTALLLPHIYSFPETYHFNLEEIQSFLTPKGASFVAELKGALVLLNEGKNIGTALKLELSPEAHTFIAEQYRNWNTQYQAGTLDIIQQDLWNNLKPFLEVLLVMTKKYTAVVANPPYMGQKNMNAKLKDYVNDNYPLSKSDLFAVFMEVCLSMNVPKGLMGMINQHSWMFLSSYEKLREHINDNFGILNMLHLGPRTFEELSGEVVQSTAFVLENGIGIKSGNYFRLVDYRNNIEKEDNFLNRNNQYSNVLQENFEKILGSPIAYWVSEREKDLFNNGSYFSKECYPKKGIDTGENEYFLKFWFEINLNKASLKLFIKDKKWYPYNKGGEFRRWYGNRENLVNWENCGEEIKSRLSWKSKKPTIRNSKYHFLEGFSWSTISSAGFSCRYVPEGCLFDNGGCTLFADKELYFFGAMLNTKVANRYLKFLSPTLNFQPGDIGRMLYYPPNKNYESVETITKELISNSKKDWDSRETSWDFEQSPLLNESPSLKNAYQKWEENATNDFFQLHSNEEELNRIFIDIYGLQEELTPEVALKDITILQEELDSKALEQLEPVFRAKDADSVALPIKKDDVISQFLSYCIGVFMGRYRLDKTGLHIAHPKPTEDETSNYAYNGSTIAIDDDAIIPLMGSECAFPDDALVRIKNLIHDLWGEDTLTENLNFINECLGSDLDKWLTEKFYGYHTGMYKKKPIYWLFCSNPKKPQASAFKVLTYMHRMDKYTVSKIQRNYLHPHQEWIKHEIEKAVANESNLSKNELKRLEKLRSWELECRDYNEVLKTLALNEIVFDLDDGVSVNYEKFEGAVAKI; encoded by the coding sequence ATGAACACAAACAACATAAAATCCTTCGCCAAACAAGCACGCCTTATCCTTATGGAAGGCGTAAAACAACGCCTCACCTATTGGGGTTTTGCTGCTGACGGAACCTGTACCGAAAATCTGGAAACCACTACCGGTGGCTACATCTTCCGAGGTCAGGTGTTCAATGACGACAGCGTACCACCAAAATGGCAAAAATTAAAAGCCAAACTTACCAATAAACAAGCCGTTCAGGATACCATTGAAGAAGCAGCATATACTTGGTTCAACCGTTTAATGGCAATTAACATTTTAGAAAAAAGAGGTTACATACAACCAACGTTAACTTTTGTAGCCGAACTAAAAACACCCCAAATAGTTCAAAACGCAAAACGAGGCCAACACCAGCTCAAACAAGAAAAATACGTCAACCTCCTCCAACAATATTTGATAGACGATCAGGAAGAACAAGCATTGGGATTATTGCTAACTCGTTTGTGTAACAACAACATTCCATTGCATGATGTTTTTGGACATATTGATGATTATACCGAAATCCTGTTACCCAACAATCTGTTGCAACGCAATGGTATCATTGATTTACTGAACAGCGATATTATTACCAATATCGAATACAAAGAAGTAGAACTCATTGGTTGGTTGTACCAATTCTATATTTCCGATAAAAAAGACGAAGTATTCAAAGGCTTCAAAGCAAACAAAAAAGCAAGACCGGAAGACATTCCTGCGGCAACCCAAATATTTACACCCAAGTGGATCGTAAAATATATGGTGGAAAACACGGTCGGTAAAATCTACCTCGACTTTGACAATACCTCCTCCCTAAAACCGGAGATGAAGTATTTGGTGGTGAATGAAGCAGAGGAAAAAATCAACTATTCACCATTCACCATTCACCATTTAGAAGACCTAACCCTCATCGACCCAGCGTCAGGAAGTGGACACATCCTGGTAACGGGTTTTGAGTTGCTATTTAAAATGTATCGTGAACAAGGCTACACTGCCAAAAATGCGGTAATCAGTATTCTTCAAAACAACCTGTTTGGCTTAGATATCGACGATCGTGCCATGCAATTAGCACGTTTTGCAGTACTATTAAAAGCAGCCGAGTTTTATCCAGAAGTGCTAAATCCTTCCGACAGCACTGCTTTGCTATTGCCTCACATTTACAGTTTTCCGGAAACCTACCATTTTAATTTAGAAGAAATACAAAGTTTTTTAACGCCAAAAGGAGCTTCTTTTGTAGCCGAACTCAAAGGAGCATTAGTTTTACTAAACGAAGGAAAAAATATAGGTACCGCTTTAAAACTGGAACTTTCGCCTGAAGCCCATACTTTTATTGCCGAACAGTATCGTAATTGGAATACCCAATACCAAGCCGGAACTTTAGACATTATCCAACAGGACTTATGGAACAACCTAAAGCCGTTTCTCGAAGTCTTATTGGTCATGACCAAAAAATACACGGCAGTAGTGGCCAACCCACCATACATGGGGCAAAAAAATATGAATGCAAAGTTGAAAGATTATGTTAATGACAATTATCCATTATCTAAATCTGACTTGTTCGCAGTATTTATGGAAGTTTGTTTGTCCATGAATGTGCCAAAAGGATTAATGGGAATGATAAACCAACACTCTTGGATGTTTTTATCTTCTTATGAGAAATTACGAGAACACATAAATGACAATTTTGGGATTTTAAACATGCTCCATCTTGGACCAAGAACATTTGAAGAATTAAGTGGCGAAGTAGTACAGTCGACTGCTTTTGTTTTAGAAAATGGAATAGGAATTAAATCTGGAAATTATTTTAGATTAGTAGACTATAGAAACAACATTGAAAAAGAAGATAATTTTCTAAACAGAAATAATCAGTATTCGAATGTCCTTCAAGAAAATTTTGAAAAAATTCTAGGTAGTCCTATTGCATATTGGGTAAGTGAAAGAGAAAAGGATTTATTCAACAATGGAAGTTATTTTAGCAAAGAATGTTATCCAAAAAAAGGAATTGATACAGGTGAAAATGAATATTTTTTAAAATTTTGGTTTGAAATAAATCTTAATAAAGCATCACTAAAATTATTCATAAAAGATAAAAAATGGTATCCGTACAATAAAGGAGGTGAATTTCGAAGATGGTATGGTAACCGAGAGAACTTGGTCAATTGGGAAAATTGCGGAGAAGAAATAAAATCGAGATTATCATGGAAATCTAAAAAACCAACAATAAGAAATTCTAAATATCATTTTTTAGAAGGCTTTTCATGGTCAACAATTAGTTCTGCTGGATTTTCATGTCGTTACGTACCAGAAGGATGTTTATTTGATAATGGAGGTTGTACACTTTTTGCGGATAAGGAATTATATTTTTTCGGGGCAATGTTAAATACTAAAGTTGCAAATCGTTATTTAAAATTTCTTTCTCCTACATTAAATTTTCAACCTGGTGACATTGGTAGAATGCTTTATTATCCACCGAATAAAAATTATGAATCGGTAGAAACAATCACGAAAGAGCTGATTTCTAATTCCAAAAAAGATTGGGACTCCCGAGAAACCTCATGGGATTTTGAGCAATCCCCATTACTAAACGAAAGTCCTTCACTAAAAAATGCCTACCAAAAATGGGAGGAAAACGCAACTAATGATTTCTTTCAATTGCACTCAAATGAAGAAGAACTCAACCGTATTTTTATCGATATCTATGGCTTGCAAGAAGAGTTAACGCCAGAGGTAGCATTAAAAGATATCACTATTTTACAGGAAGAGTTAGACAGCAAGGCTTTAGAACAATTGGAACCAGTTTTCAGAGCAAAAGATGCAGATTCAGTAGCACTACCAATAAAAAAAGACGATGTTATCAGTCAGTTCCTCAGTTACTGTATCGGTGTTTTCATGGGGCGTTATCGCTTAGACAAAACCGGCTTGCACATCGCCCATCCGAAACCAACGGAAGACGAAACGTCTAATTATGCATACAATGGTAGTACAATTGCAATTGACGATGATGCGATCATCCCGCTTATGGGCAGTGAGTGCGCCTTCCCAGATGATGCTTTGGTGCGCATCAAAAACCTAATTCACGACCTTTGGGGCGAAGATACCTTGACAGAAAACCTGAACTTCATCAACGAATGTTTAGGCTCTGATTTAGACAAATGGTTAACGGAGAAATTCTATGGCTACCACACCGGCATGTACAAAAAGAAACCTATTTACTGGTTGTTCTGTTCCAATCCTAAAAAACCACAGGCGTCGGCCTTCAAAGTACTGACCTACATGCACCGCATGGACAAATACACCGTGAGCAAAATACAACGTAACTACCTCCACCCACACCAGGAATGGATCAAACACGAAATTGAAAAAGCGGTAGCCAACGAAAGTAATTTAAGCAAAAACGAACTCAAACGTTTGGAAAAACTACGCTCATGGGAACTGGAATGTCGTGATTACAATGAGGTATTAAAAACATTAGCATTAAACGAAATCGTCTTTGATTTAGATGATGGAGTAAGTGTGAATTATGAGAAGTTTGAAGGAGCTGTAGCGAAGATATAA
- the pglX gene encoding BREX-1 system adenine-specific DNA-methyltransferase PglX, protein MNTNNIKSFAKQARLILMEGVKQRLLYWGFDANGNSIEIVEPTTGGYIFRGQVFNDDSVPPKWQRLKAKLTNKQAVQDTIEEAAYTWFNRLMAINILEKRGYIQPTLTFAAELKTPQIVQNAKRGQHQLKQQKYINLLQQYLVDDQEEQALGLLLTRLCNNNILLHDVFGRIDDYTEILLPNNLLQRNGIIDLLNSDVITNTEYKEVELIGWLYQFYISDKKDEVFKGFKANKKARPEDIPAATQIFTPKWIVKYMVENTVGKIYLDYDKTSSLKPEMKYLIEVQEQDNIIAKKEVIIHHLEDLTLIDPASGSGHILVTGFELLFKMYREQGYTAKNAVIGILQNNLFGLDIDDRAMQLARFAVLLKAAEFYPEVLNPSDSAALLLPHIYSFPETHYFHLEEIQSFLTPNGATYVAELKGALVLLNEGKNIGATLKLELSPEAQTFITEQYRNWNTQYQAGTLDIMQQDLWNNLKPFLEVLLVMTKKYTAVVANPPYMGQKSMNGPLKDYINKEYPETKSDLMTVFMEVIPNMTLDNSRFALINLPSWLFLSSFEKLRESYIDNYHFESLLHMGRGIFGIDFGSVAFTMKKEYKENATGAYFRLHERNFQHILYEDIEKLFLYANGNVSYKYDFNLYRGEEGITEIPEQGTENGQRLFYPNIFQENFEKIPGSPIAYWVSKRVIDIFEKNESLIKYAVPRQGMATGDNTKFLRAWSEINLNKIGFNCENQKGATEIAKKWYPYNKGGGFRKWYGSNEIVINWENVGADIKAFKPKSVIRNESYYFREGMTWTAISSGKFSGRHTEKGFLFDSKGPVLFPYDGKSHNVFMALLNSNVGNYFLQVISPTLDFNQGPLSKVPIINNQNTKLGSLVNDTIVLAKNDWNNRENSWDFEQSPLLNDNSSLKTAYQKWQDEATQDFFQLHENEEELNRIFIDIYGLQEELIPEVALKDITILQEELDRNALEQLEPVFRAKGTNTVTLPIKKDEVLSQFISYCIGVFMGRYRLDKPGLHIAHPNPTEEELAPYEVSLRGTKQSVEIDEDAIIPLMGSECAFPDDALVRIKNLIHDLWGEETLTESLNFINECLGTDLDKWLTEKFWGYHTGMYKKKPIYWLFCSNPKKPQASAFKVLTYMHRMDKYTVSKIQRNYLHPHQEWIKHEIEKAVANESNLSKNELKRLDKLRAWELECRDYNEVLKTLALNEIVFDLDDGVSMNYEKFEEAVAKI, encoded by the coding sequence ATGAACACAAACAATATAAAATCATTTGCAAAGCAAGCAAGATTAATTTTGATGGAAGGCGTAAAACAACGCCTTTTATATTGGGGGTTTGATGCCAATGGGAATAGTATAGAAATAGTAGAACCTACAACAGGAGGCTACATCTTCCGTGGTCAGGTGTTCAATGACGACAGCGTACCACCGAAATGGCAAAGACTAAAAGCCAAACTCACAAACAAACAAGCCGTTCAGGATACCATCGAAGAAGCTGCTTACACTTGGTTCAACCGTTTAATGGCAATTAACATCTTAGAAAAAAGAGGCTACATACAACCAACGTTAACATTTGCAGCCGAACTAAAAACGCCCCAAATAGTTCAAAACGCAAAACGAGGCCAGCACCAGCTCAAACAACAAAAATACATCAACCTTCTACAGCAATATTTGGTAGACGATCAGGAAGAACAAGCTTTGGGTTTACTGCTAACCCGTTTGTGCAACAACAACATTCTGCTACATGATGTTTTCGGTCGTATCGATGATTATACCGAAATCCTTTTACCAAACAATTTATTACAACGCAACGGCATCATCGATTTATTAAATAGTGATGTCATTACCAATACCGAATACAAAGAAGTAGAACTCATAGGTTGGTTATACCAATTCTATATTTCTGATAAAAAAGACGAGGTTTTCAAAGGCTTCAAAGCCAACAAAAAAGCAAGACCCGAAGACATCCCGGCAGCAACCCAAATTTTTACACCCAAGTGGATTGTTAAATACATGGTAGAAAACACGGTGGGTAAAATCTACCTCGACTACGACAAAACCTCATCCCTAAAACCGGAGATGAAATACCTTATCGAAGTTCAGGAACAAGACAACATCATTGCGAAGAAGGAAGTAATCATCCACCATTTAGAAGACCTAACCCTTATCGACCCTGCGTCAGGAAGTGGACATATCCTGGTAACGGGTTTTGAGTTGCTATTTAAAATGTATCGTGAACAAGGCTACACTGCCAAAAATGCGGTAATCGGTATTCTTCAAAACAACCTGTTTGGCTTAGATATCGACGATCGTGCCATGCAATTAGCACGTTTTGCAGTACTATTAAAAGCAGCCGAGTTTTATCCAGAAGTGCTAAATCCTTCCGACAGCGCTGCTTTGCTATTGCCTCACATTTACAGTTTTCCGGAAACCCACTATTTTCATTTAGAAGAAATTCAAAGTTTTTTAACACCAAATGGGGCTACTTATGTAGCCGAACTCAAAGGAGCATTAGTGCTACTAAACGAAGGGAAAAATATTGGTGCCACCTTAAAACTAGAACTTTCTCCGGAAGCACAAACTTTTATTACGGAACAGTATCGTAATTGGAATACCCAATACCAAGCCGGTACCTTAGACATCATGCAGCAGGACTTATGGAATAATTTAAAACCTTTTCTGGAAGTGTTGTTGGTCATGACCAAAAAATACACCGCAGTAGTGGCTAATCCGCCATACATGGGACAAAAGAGCATGAATGGTCCTTTAAAAGACTACATAAACAAAGAATATCCTGAAACCAAGTCCGATTTAATGACGGTGTTTATGGAAGTGATTCCAAACATGACATTGGACAATTCCCGTTTTGCATTAATTAATTTACCTTCATGGCTTTTTCTTTCTTCTTTCGAAAAATTAAGAGAAAGCTATATTGATAACTACCACTTTGAAAGTCTATTACACATGGGACGTGGTATTTTTGGGATTGACTTTGGCTCGGTCGCTTTTACCATGAAAAAAGAATACAAGGAAAATGCAACTGGTGCTTATTTCAGATTACACGAACGCAATTTCCAACACATTTTGTATGAAGATATTGAGAAACTGTTTTTGTATGCCAATGGTAATGTAAGCTACAAATACGATTTCAATTTGTATCGTGGTGAGGAAGGCATTACAGAAATACCGGAACAAGGAACAGAAAACGGACAAAGACTTTTCTATCCTAATATTTTTCAAGAAAACTTTGAAAAAATACCAGGTAGTCCGATTGCTTATTGGGTGAGTAAGAGAGTGATTGATATTTTTGAAAAAAATGAAAGTTTAATCAAATATGCAGTTCCTCGGCAAGGAATGGCTACGGGTGATAATACAAAATTCTTGAGAGCTTGGTCAGAAATAAACTTAAATAAAATAGGTTTTAATTGCGAAAATCAGAAAGGAGCAACAGAAATTGCTAAAAAATGGTATCCTTACAATAAAGGCGGAGGATTTCGAAAATGGTATGGAAGTAATGAAATCGTAATCAATTGGGAAAATGTCGGTGCTGATATCAAGGCATTTAAACCAAAGTCAGTAATAAGAAACGAATCTTACTACTTCCGAGAAGGCATGACTTGGACCGCAATTTCGAGTGGTAAATTCTCAGGAAGGCATACTGAAAAAGGATTTCTTTTCGATTCTAAAGGGCCTGTCTTATTTCCATATGATGGGAAATCACATAATGTTTTTATGGCACTTTTAAATTCAAATGTAGGCAATTACTTCTTACAAGTAATTTCACCAACACTAGATTTTAATCAAGGTCCTTTAAGTAAAGTCCCAATTATAAATAACCAAAACACAAAGTTAGGCTCCTTAGTAAATGACACAATAGTATTGGCTAAAAATGATTGGAATAATCGAGAAAACTCATGGGATTTTGAACAATCACCTTTGTTAAATGACAATTCATCTTTAAAAACCGCCTACCAAAAATGGCAAGATGAGGCAACGCAAGATTTCTTTCAATTACACGAAAACGAGGAAGAACTCAACCGTATTTTTATAGATATTTATGGCTTGCAGGAAGAGTTAATACCAGAGGTGGCGTTAAAAGATATTACCATATTGCAGGAAGAATTAGACCGTAATGCCTTAGAGCAGTTAGAACCGGTTTTCAGAGCAAAAGGAACAAATACCGTAACACTTCCAATAAAAAAAGACGAAGTACTTAGTCAGTTCATCAGTTACTGCATAGGCGTTTTCATGGGGCGTTACCGTCTGGACAAACCGGGTTTACACATCGCCCATCCAAACCCTACTGAAGAGGAATTGGCTCCTTATGAAGTGTCATTGCGAGGAACGAAGCAATCTGTCGAAATTGATGAAGACGCAATCATTCCACTTATGGGCAGCGAATGTGCTTTCCCAGACGATGCTTTGGTACGCATCAAAAACCTAATCCACGACCTTTGGGGAGAAGAAACCTTAACCGAAAGCCTAAACTTCATCAACGAATGTTTAGGTACTGATTTAGACAAATGGTTAACTGAGAAATTCTGGGGCTATCATACCGGTATGTATAAAAAGAAACCTATTTATTGGCTATTCTGTTCCAATCCTAAAAAACCACAGGCGTCAGCGTTTAAAGTACTGACCTACATGCACCGAATGGACAAATACACCGTGAGCAAAATACAACGCAACTATTTGCATCCCCATCAGGAATGGATCAAACACGAAATCGAAAAAGCGGTAGCCAACGAAAGTAACTTAAGCAAAAATGAACTGAAGCGCCTGGACAAACTCCGAGCTTGGGAACTGGAATGTAGAGATTACAACGAAGTATTAAAAACGTTAGCGCTAAACGAAATCGTCTTTGATTTAGATGATGGAGTGAGTATGAATTATGAGAAATTTGAAGAGGCGGTGGCGAAGATTTAA